One Diospyros lotus cultivar Yz01 chromosome 1, ASM1463336v1, whole genome shotgun sequence genomic window carries:
- the LOC127793213 gene encoding transcription factor bHLH128-like, giving the protein MDSDNQLHHHHQFHQLRRKARNHHQQQQQPMSSGLMRYRSAPSSYFTNLINCSFGGGGGNCDEFMNPRPSSPETERIFARFMSAGGTESSSSHNLSNSNCGQNSAANEALLQSQFAASAKHETHGNFTRPDQQQETGSSAASQMIYQNQSQPTTKHETHSNFTRPDQQQETGCSAASQMIYQNQSQPTTEHETHSNFHHRDQQQETGCPAASQMIFQNQSQPNYNSGTSKSVLDNSYRAVSSMQTDQLPRMKLGGGGNSNLIRQRSSPAGLFSHINSDHGYVVMRGMGDSGGGISGADADVSFSSPSRLKAQMEFSSGPPSSGHMISISENETEKGLEISGTEDPSFGEVHRDNSANYNVDGFPFGSWDDSDIMSDSFLKGLEDDDRKTFSGITASENQDAPATAGGNRPPTVLSHHLSLPKSSAELSAVQKFMQFQDSVPCKIRAKRGCATHPRSIAERVRRTRISERMRKLQELVPNMEKQTNTSDMLDLAVDYIKDLQKKVKTLSESRAKCTCSNKQKT; this is encoded by the exons ATGGATTCGGATAATCAGCTTCATCACCATCATCAGTTTCATCAGCTTCGCCGCAAGGCCCGCAACCAtcatcagcagcagcagcaaccgATGAGTTCCGGTCTGATGCGGTACCGATCTGCGCCGAGTTCCTATTTTACTAACCTGATCAATTGTAGTTTTGGCGGTGGAGGAGGAAACTGCGATGAATTTATGAATCCCCGGCCTTCGAGTCCAGAAACAGAGCGAATTTTCGCCAGGTTTATGTCTGCTGGTGGTACAGAAAGCTCATCCTCTCACAACCTATCCAATAGTAATTGTGGCCAAAATTCTGCAGCAAATGAAGCGTTGCTTCAGTCGCAGTTTGCGGCCTCTGCGAAGCACGAAACTCACGGCAATTTTACTCGTCCTGATCAGCAACAGGAAACTGGCTCTTCTGCCGCTTCGCAAATGATTTACCAAAACCAGTCTCAACCAACTACGAAGCACGAAACTCACAGCAATTTTACTCGTCCTGATCAGCAACAGGAAACTGGCTGTTCTGCTGCTTCGCAAATGATTTACCAAAACCAGTCCCAACCAACTACGGAGCACGAGACTCACAGCAATTTTCATCATCGCGATCAGCAACAGGAAACTGGCTGTCCCGCCGCTTCGCagatgatttttcaaaaccagTCTCAACCTAATTATAACTCAGGAACCTCTAAATCTGTGTTGGACAACTCCTATCGAGCGGTGAGTTCAATGCAGACGGACCAGTTGCCTCGTATGAAACTGGGAGGTGGTGGTAATTCGAATCTGATTCGTCAGAGAAGTTCGCCTGCTGGATTGTTCTCCCACATTAACAGCGACCATG GTTATGTTGTAATGAGAGGCATGGGGGATTCCGGAGGTGGAATAAGTGGTGCTGATGCAGATGTGTCGTTTTCTTCTCCAAGCAGATTGAAAGCCCAAATGGAGTTCTCATCAGGGCCACCTTCTTCAGGGCACATGATTTCAATCTCTGAAAATGAAACTGAAAAAGGCTTAGAAATCAGTGGCACTGAGGATCCAAGCTTTGGCGAAGTGCACAGAGACAATTCTGCTAATTACAATGTTGATGGTTTCCCATTTGGTTCTTGGGATGATTCGGATATCATGTCTGATAGTTTCCTAAAAGGACTTGAAGATGATGACAGAAAAACATTCTCTGGCATAACAGCATCAGAAAATCAG GATGCTCCTGCTACTGCTGGAGGGAACCGCCCTCCCACTGTATTATCTCACCACTTGAGTTTGCCGAAAAGTTCAGCAGAGCTGTCTGCTGTGCAGAAGTTCATGCAGTTTCAAGATTCTGTTCCTTGCAAGATCCGAGCCAAGCGTGGTTGTGCCACTCATCCACGAAGTATTGCTGAGAGG GTTAGGAGAACCCGAATTAGTGAAAGGATGAGGAAGCTACAAGAGCTTGTCCCAAACATGGAAAAG